A single Streptomyces sannanensis DNA region contains:
- the pyk gene encoding pyruvate kinase produces the protein MRRSKIVCTLGPAVDSYEQLKALIEAGMNVARFNMSHGTQAEHQERYDRLRRAVADTGRAVGVLADLQGPKIRLETFAEGPVELVRGDEFVITTEDVPGDKSICGTTYKGLPGDVAHGDQILINDGNVELKVTEVDGPRVRTIVIEGGVISDHKGINLPGAAVNVPALSEKDVEDLRFALRMGCDFVALSFVRDADDVKDVHKVMDEVGRRVPVIAKVEKPQAVDNMADVVAAFDGVMVARGDLAVEYPLEQVPMVQKRLIELCRRNAKPVIVATQMMESMITNSRPTRAEASDVANAILDGADAVMLSAESSVGAYPIETVKTMSKIVQAAEQELLSKGLQPLVPGKKPRTQGGSIARAACEIADFLGGKALIAFTKSGDTARRLCRYRAVQPILAFTTDESTLNQLTLSWGVESFLVPFVETTDAMVELVDAELLKLRRYSEGDTMVITAGSPPGVPGTTNMVRVHHIGGGARD, from the coding sequence ATGCGCCGTTCCAAAATCGTCTGCACACTGGGCCCCGCCGTCGACTCCTACGAGCAGCTGAAAGCGCTGATCGAGGCCGGCATGAACGTGGCCCGGTTCAACATGAGCCACGGAACCCAGGCAGAGCACCAGGAGCGGTACGACCGCCTCCGCAGGGCGGTGGCGGACACCGGCCGCGCCGTGGGCGTGCTCGCGGACCTCCAGGGTCCGAAGATCCGCCTCGAGACCTTCGCCGAGGGCCCGGTCGAGCTGGTGCGCGGTGACGAGTTCGTCATCACCACCGAGGACGTCCCCGGTGACAAGTCCATCTGCGGCACCACGTACAAGGGCCTGCCGGGCGACGTCGCCCACGGCGACCAGATCCTCATCAACGACGGCAACGTCGAACTGAAGGTGACCGAGGTCGACGGCCCCCGGGTCAGGACCATCGTCATCGAAGGCGGAGTCATCTCCGACCACAAGGGCATCAACCTGCCCGGTGCGGCGGTCAACGTCCCGGCCCTGTCCGAGAAGGACGTCGAGGACCTCCGCTTCGCGCTCAGGATGGGCTGCGACTTCGTCGCCCTCTCCTTCGTCCGCGACGCGGACGACGTCAAGGACGTCCACAAGGTCATGGACGAGGTCGGCCGCCGCGTCCCGGTCATCGCCAAGGTCGAGAAGCCGCAGGCCGTCGACAACATGGCCGACGTCGTCGCGGCCTTCGACGGCGTCATGGTCGCCCGCGGCGACCTCGCCGTCGAGTACCCGCTCGAGCAGGTCCCGATGGTGCAGAAGCGGCTGATCGAGCTCTGCCGCCGCAACGCCAAGCCGGTGATCGTCGCGACCCAGATGATGGAGTCGATGATCACCAACTCCCGCCCGACCCGCGCCGAGGCCTCCGACGTCGCCAACGCCATCCTCGACGGCGCCGACGCCGTGATGCTGTCGGCCGAGTCGAGCGTGGGCGCGTACCCGATCGAGACGGTCAAGACGATGTCCAAGATCGTCCAGGCCGCGGAGCAGGAGCTCCTCTCCAAGGGCCTCCAGCCCCTGGTCCCCGGCAAGAAGCCGCGCACTCAGGGCGGCTCGATCGCCCGTGCGGCCTGCGAGATCGCCGACTTCCTCGGCGGCAAGGCCCTGATCGCCTTCACCAAGTCCGGCGACACGGCCCGCCGGCTGTGCCGCTACCGCGCTGTGCAGCCGATCCTGGCCTTCACGACGGACGAGTCCACCCTCAATCAGCTGACCCTGAGCTGGGGCGTCGAATCCTTCCTGGTCCCCTTCGTGGAGACCACGGACGCCATGGTCGAGCTGGTCGACGCCGAGCTGCTGAAGCTCCGGCGCTACAGCGAGGGCGACACGATGGTCATCACCGCCGGCTCCCCGCCCGGCGTGCCCGGCACGACCAACATGGTCCGCGTCCACCACATCGGAGGCGGCGCCCGCGACTGA
- a CDS encoding acetate kinase translates to MTAAARDASRVLVLNSGSSSVKYQLLDMREGSRLAVGLVERIGEETSRLVHTPLVGGTGQRERSGAVPDHAAALKAVAEELDGDGLGLDSPELAAIGHRVVHGGLRFTEPTLIDEEVLAEIERLVPVAPLHNPANLLGIRTAQALRPDLPQVAVFDTAFHATMPEYAARYAIDVTTADAHRIRRYGFHGTSHAYVSRRTAELLGKSPEEVNVIVLHLGNGASASAVRGGRCVDTSMGLTPLEGLVMGTRSGDIDPAVTFHLKRVAGMSEDDVDVLLNKKSGLVGLCGDNDMREIRRRIDAGDQQALLAFEIYIHRLKKYIGAYYAVLGRVDAVVFTAGVGENAAPVREAAITGLEELGLAVDGDLNAVRSGEPRLISPAHARVAVAVVPTDEELEIARQTYALVSGREYD, encoded by the coding sequence ATGACCGCCGCCGCGCGCGACGCCAGCCGCGTCCTCGTCCTCAACTCCGGCTCCTCGTCGGTGAAGTACCAGCTGCTCGACATGCGCGAGGGCTCCCGGCTCGCCGTGGGCCTGGTCGAGCGCATCGGTGAGGAGACGTCCCGGCTGGTGCACACCCCGCTGGTGGGCGGCACCGGGCAGCGCGAGCGCAGCGGGGCCGTCCCCGACCACGCGGCCGCGCTGAAGGCCGTCGCCGAGGAGCTGGACGGTGACGGGCTCGGCCTCGACTCCCCCGAACTGGCCGCGATCGGGCACCGGGTGGTGCACGGCGGGCTCAGGTTCACCGAGCCCACCCTGATCGACGAGGAGGTACTGGCCGAGATCGAGCGTCTGGTGCCGGTCGCCCCGCTGCACAACCCGGCCAACCTGCTCGGTATCCGTACCGCCCAGGCGCTGCGCCCCGACCTGCCACAGGTCGCCGTCTTCGACACCGCCTTCCACGCGACGATGCCGGAGTACGCCGCCCGGTACGCCATCGACGTGACGACGGCCGACGCCCACCGCATCCGCCGCTACGGCTTCCACGGCACCTCGCACGCCTATGTGTCGCGCAGGACGGCGGAGCTGCTCGGCAAGTCGCCGGAGGAGGTGAACGTCATCGTGCTGCACCTCGGCAACGGCGCCTCGGCATCCGCCGTGCGCGGCGGGCGGTGCGTGGACACCTCGATGGGGCTGACCCCACTGGAGGGCCTGGTGATGGGCACCCGCTCCGGCGACATCGACCCGGCGGTCACCTTCCATCTGAAGCGGGTCGCCGGAATGTCGGAGGACGACGTCGACGTACTGCTCAACAAGAAGAGCGGTCTGGTCGGACTGTGCGGCGACAACGACATGCGGGAGATCCGGCGGCGGATCGACGCGGGCGACCAGCAGGCGCTGCTCGCCTTCGAGATCTACATTCACCGGCTGAAGAAGTACATCGGCGCCTATTACGCGGTGCTGGGGCGGGTGGACGCGGTGGTCTTCACCGCGGGCGTCGGCGAGAACGCCGCCCCGGTGCGGGAAGCCGCCATCACCGGACTGGAGGAGCTGGGACTCGCCGTGGACGGCGACCTCAACGCCGTACGGTCCGGAGAGCCGCGGCTGATCTCTCCGGCGCATGCGCGTGTCGCGGTGGCCGTGGTCCCGACGGATGAGGAACTGGAGATCGCCCGGCAGACCTATGCGCTCGTGAGCGGCCGAGAATACGACTGA
- a CDS encoding response regulator: MSEPIRVLVVEDDPVAADAHRMYVGRVEGFTVTGVAHSRAEAVRILDRTPVDLLLLDLYLPDGHGLQLVRSLRAAGHSADVIAVTSARDLAIVREGVSLGVVQYVLKPFSFATLRDRLVRYAEFRAAAGEASGQEEVDRALAALRAPRPASLPKGLSAPTLEAVTRTLRGSGTGMTATATAAEVGISRITARRYLEHLVDTGRAVRSPQYGQVGRPELQYRWLSEKS; encoded by the coding sequence ATGAGCGAGCCGATCAGGGTCCTCGTCGTCGAGGACGACCCCGTCGCCGCCGACGCGCACCGGATGTACGTCGGCCGGGTGGAGGGGTTCACCGTGACCGGGGTGGCGCATTCACGGGCCGAGGCGGTGCGGATCCTCGACCGGACGCCGGTCGATCTGCTGCTGCTCGATCTGTATCTGCCGGACGGGCACGGACTACAGCTCGTACGGTCCCTGCGCGCCGCCGGGCACTCCGCGGACGTCATCGCCGTCACCTCGGCCCGCGATCTGGCGATCGTCCGCGAGGGCGTGTCGCTCGGCGTCGTCCAGTACGTCCTGAAGCCCTTCAGCTTCGCCACCCTGCGGGACCGGCTGGTCCGCTACGCCGAGTTCCGCGCCGCGGCCGGTGAGGCCAGCGGCCAGGAGGAGGTCGACCGGGCGCTCGCCGCGCTGCGCGCCCCTCGGCCCGCATCCCTCCCGAAGGGGCTGAGCGCCCCGACGCTCGAGGCGGTGACCCGTACGCTGCGCGGCTCCGGGACGGGCATGACGGCGACGGCCACCGCGGCGGAGGTCGGGATATCCCGGATCACCGCGCGCCGCTATCTGGAGCATCTGGTCGACACGGGCCGGGCCGTGCGCAGTCCGCAGTACGGGCAGGTCGGCCGTCCGGAGCTGCAGTACCGGTGGCTCTCGGAGAAGAGCTGA
- a CDS encoding cation:dicarboxylate symporter family transporter — MTAVAARRDRTHYLYLAVIGAVVLGIVVGFAAPGVAVELKPLGTGFVNLIKMMISPIIFCTIVLGVGSVRKAAKVGTVGGLALGYFLAMSTVALAIGLVVGNILEPGSGLHLTEAARAAGDKAASGASESTTDFLLGIIPTTLVSAFTEGQVLQTLLVALLAGFALQAMGTSGEPVLRGIGHIQRLVFRMLGMIMWAAPVGAFGAIAAVVGETGVDALKSLAVIMIGFYITCALFVFLVLGTLLRLVAGVNIFALLKYLGREFLLILSTSSSESALPRLIAKMEHLGVSKPVVGITVPTGYSFNLDGTAIYLTMSSLFVAEAMGKPLSVGEQISLLVFMIIASKGAAGVTGAGLATLAGGLQSHRPDLVDGVGLIVGIDRFMSEARAMTNFAGNAVATVLVGTWTKEIDKARMAEVLEGRVPFDEKTLVDDGHSAPADTAPQRDESEKASVPA, encoded by the coding sequence GTGACTGCCGTGGCCGCAAGGCGGGACCGGACACACTATCTCTATCTCGCCGTGATCGGCGCGGTGGTGCTCGGCATCGTGGTGGGCTTCGCGGCCCCGGGCGTGGCCGTCGAACTCAAGCCACTCGGCACCGGGTTCGTGAACCTGATCAAGATGATGATCTCGCCGATCATCTTCTGCACCATCGTGCTGGGCGTCGGCTCGGTCCGTAAGGCCGCCAAGGTCGGCACGGTCGGCGGACTGGCGCTGGGCTACTTCCTCGCGATGTCGACCGTCGCACTGGCCATCGGCCTGGTCGTCGGCAACATCCTGGAGCCGGGCTCCGGCCTCCACCTGACCGAAGCGGCACGCGCGGCGGGCGACAAGGCGGCCTCGGGCGCCAGCGAGTCCACCACCGACTTCCTGCTCGGCATCATCCCGACGACGCTGGTGTCGGCCTTCACCGAGGGCCAGGTGCTGCAGACGCTGCTCGTGGCCCTGCTCGCCGGTTTCGCCCTGCAGGCGATGGGCACGTCCGGAGAACCGGTCCTGCGCGGCATCGGCCACATCCAGCGGCTGGTCTTCCGCATGCTCGGCATGATCATGTGGGCGGCGCCGGTGGGCGCGTTCGGAGCGATCGCCGCGGTGGTCGGCGAGACGGGCGTCGACGCGCTGAAGTCCCTCGCGGTGATCATGATCGGCTTCTACATCACCTGCGCGCTCTTCGTCTTCCTCGTGCTGGGGACGCTGCTGCGGCTGGTCGCCGGGGTGAACATCTTCGCGCTGCTGAAGTACCTGGGCCGTGAGTTCCTGCTCATCCTCTCCACCTCGTCCTCCGAGTCCGCGCTGCCGCGGCTCATCGCGAAGATGGAGCACCTGGGCGTCAGCAAGCCGGTCGTCGGCATCACCGTGCCGACCGGCTACTCCTTCAACCTCGACGGCACCGCGATCTACCTGACGATGTCCTCGCTCTTCGTCGCCGAGGCGATGGGCAAGCCGCTGTCCGTCGGCGAGCAGATCTCGCTGCTCGTCTTCATGATCATCGCCTCCAAGGGGGCGGCAGGCGTCACCGGCGCCGGCCTGGCCACCCTGGCCGGCGGCCTCCAGTCGCACCGCCCCGACCTGGTCGACGGCGTCGGCCTGATCGTCGGCATCGACCGCTTCATGAGCGAGGCCCGCGCCATGACCAACTTCGCGGGCAACGCGGTGGCGACGGTGCTGGTGGGCACCTGGACGAAGGAGATCGACAAGGCGCGGATGGCCGAGGTCCTGGAGGGCCGTGTGCCGTTCGACGAGAAGACCCTGGTCGACGACGGCCACAGCGCCCCCGCGGACACCGCGCCCCAGCGCGACGAGTCCGAGAAGGCATCGGTCCCGGCCTGA
- a CDS encoding sensor histidine kinase produces the protein MHIRRPRSLAGQLFTMQVVLMAVVVTGCAVFAYVAGRTRAEETARRQAITTAAAVAASPWVAQAVRSEDPASALQPYAEKVRRSTGVAFVVIMRPDGTRWTHPEPDQIGRKFLGHTGPALQGRTFSETYRGVLGLSVRAVAPVYDGSKIIALVSAGITVDKISEQVRGQLTALLMTASAALLLGGAGTYVINARLRRHTHGMNATELSRMHTYHQATLHAVREGLLMVDGQRRIALINDGARELLGLGEDTVGRSVTELGLPAALTGALLASRPRVDELHVTAGRIVVVSTQPVTGGGRRGTVVTLRDHTELQALAGELDSERGFTQALRAQAHEAANRLHTVVSLIELGRVEEAVEFATAELELAQELTDQVVGALGEPVLAALLLGKTAQAHERGVELVLTEGSGIEDGVLPDSLPPRDLVTVLGNLIDNALDAAQGSPGARVTVTVRTEHGGLLLRVTDTGDGVAAADQDEMFGLGWSTKGAGRGLGLALVRQTAVRHGGTAEAAPAPDGGAQFTVRLPLRTDAEATRA, from the coding sequence ATGCACATACGCCGCCCCCGCAGCCTCGCCGGCCAGCTCTTCACGATGCAGGTCGTGCTGATGGCCGTGGTCGTGACCGGGTGCGCGGTCTTCGCCTATGTCGCGGGCCGGACCCGGGCCGAGGAGACCGCCCGCCGCCAGGCCATCACCACCGCCGCCGCGGTCGCCGCCTCGCCGTGGGTGGCCCAGGCGGTACGGTCCGAGGACCCCGCCTCCGCACTCCAGCCGTACGCCGAGAAGGTGCGACGCTCCACCGGGGTCGCCTTCGTCGTGATCATGCGGCCGGACGGCACCCGCTGGACCCATCCGGAGCCGGACCAGATCGGCAGGAAGTTCCTCGGCCACACCGGTCCGGCGCTGCAGGGCCGTACGTTCAGCGAGACCTACCGGGGCGTGCTCGGACTCTCGGTGCGGGCCGTGGCCCCGGTGTACGACGGCTCCAAAATCATCGCCCTGGTCAGCGCCGGCATCACCGTCGACAAGATCAGCGAACAGGTGCGCGGACAGCTGACCGCGCTGCTCATGACGGCCTCGGCGGCACTCCTGCTGGGCGGCGCCGGAACGTATGTGATCAACGCCCGGCTGCGCCGCCACACCCACGGGATGAACGCCACCGAGCTCAGCCGGATGCACACCTACCACCAGGCCACCCTGCACGCCGTGCGCGAAGGGCTGCTGATGGTCGACGGACAGCGCCGCATCGCACTGATCAACGACGGCGCACGGGAACTCCTCGGCCTCGGCGAGGACACGGTCGGCCGTTCGGTGACCGAGCTCGGCCTGCCCGCCGCGCTCACCGGCGCCCTGCTGGCGAGCCGGCCGCGGGTCGACGAACTCCATGTCACCGCCGGCCGGATCGTCGTGGTCAGTACGCAGCCGGTGACCGGCGGCGGACGGCGCGGCACCGTGGTGACCCTGCGCGACCACACCGAACTGCAGGCGCTGGCCGGCGAACTGGACTCCGAGCGCGGCTTCACCCAGGCACTGCGCGCCCAGGCCCATGAGGCGGCGAACCGGCTGCACACCGTCGTCTCGCTGATCGAGCTGGGCCGGGTGGAGGAGGCGGTGGAGTTCGCCACCGCGGAGCTGGAGCTCGCACAGGAGCTCACCGACCAGGTCGTCGGCGCGCTCGGTGAACCCGTGCTGGCGGCGCTGCTGCTCGGCAAGACCGCACAGGCCCATGAGCGCGGCGTCGAGCTGGTCCTGACGGAAGGCAGCGGCATCGAGGACGGGGTCCTGCCGGACTCGTTGCCGCCCCGCGATCTGGTGACCGTCCTGGGCAACCTCATCGACAACGCCCTCGACGCGGCCCAGGGCAGTCCCGGCGCCAGGGTCACGGTGACGGTGCGCACCGAGCACGGCGGTCTGCTGCTGCGCGTCACGGACACCGGCGACGGCGTCGCGGCGGCGGACCAGGACGAGATGTTCGGCCTCGGCTGGTCGACCAAGGGCGCCGGCCGCGGTCTCGGCCTGGCCCTGGTGCGCCAGACGGCGGTCCGTCACGGCGGCACGGCGGAGGCCGCCCCGGCCCCGGACGGCGGTGCGCAGTTCACGGTGCGGCTGCCGCTGCGTACGGATGCGGAGGCGACGCGGGCATGA
- a CDS encoding Uma2 family endonuclease — MATGRAEEATPDNWMFPPAEGWTIDQVKDLELPFDWELLDGAIVVRGQTKYWHNHVRDELADRLKLARTPPYKVVTEQCVLYDDQNAPKPDVIVFDPTGLEFFELECVPVEKLALVVEVVSPGSRQDDRIRKPALFAEALVPYYWRVELGRDRQIAVHEFWLHHKHREYIEAPEQPVHRKVLITDHPFPVEIDLRPLVGF; from the coding sequence ATGGCTACTGGTCGAGCCGAAGAGGCCACCCCGGACAACTGGATGTTTCCGCCTGCTGAGGGCTGGACGATCGATCAGGTGAAAGACCTCGAGCTGCCCTTCGACTGGGAACTCTTGGACGGAGCGATCGTGGTCCGTGGGCAGACCAAGTACTGGCACAATCATGTGCGGGACGAACTCGCGGACAGATTGAAGCTGGCACGGACTCCTCCTTACAAGGTCGTCACCGAGCAGTGCGTGCTCTACGACGATCAGAACGCACCCAAGCCGGACGTGATCGTCTTCGACCCCACGGGGCTCGAATTCTTCGAACTCGAGTGTGTTCCTGTGGAGAAGCTCGCCCTGGTGGTCGAAGTGGTGTCACCCGGGTCCCGCCAGGACGACCGCATCCGCAAACCCGCTCTCTTCGCCGAGGCCCTGGTGCCCTACTACTGGCGGGTGGAGCTGGGGCGGGACCGGCAGATCGCCGTGCACGAGTTCTGGCTGCACCACAAGCACCGCGAATACATCGAGGCCCCGGAGCAGCCTGTGCACCGCAAGGTGCTCATCACGGATCACCCGTTCCCCGTGGAGATCGACCTCCGCCCCCTGGTCGGCTTCTGA
- a CDS encoding ATP-dependent 6-phosphofructokinase gives MRIGVLTAGGDCPGLNAVIRSVVHRALTGHGDEVVGFEDGFRGLLEGHLRALDLDAVSGILARGGTILGSSRLERARLSEAAKNCAELSRRYGLDALIPIGGEGTLTAARLLSDAGMPVVGVPKTIDNDISATDRTFGFDTAVTVATEAMDRLKTTAESHQRVMVVEVMGRHAGWIALESGMAAGAHGICLPERPFDPADLVKMVEERFDRGKKFAVVCVAEGAHPAEGTMDYKKGEIDVYGHERFAGIGNRLAVELEKRLGKEARPVILGHIQRGGTPTAYDRVLATRFGWHAVEAVHRGDYGKMTALRGTDVVMVPLADAITTLKRVPEERMDEAESVY, from the coding sequence ATGCGCATCGGAGTGCTCACCGCGGGCGGCGACTGCCCCGGCCTGAACGCTGTGATCCGGTCGGTCGTGCACCGCGCCCTGACCGGGCACGGAGACGAAGTCGTCGGTTTCGAGGACGGGTTCAGGGGGCTCCTCGAAGGCCACCTCCGCGCCCTCGACCTCGACGCCGTCAGCGGCATCCTCGCCCGTGGCGGAACAATCCTGGGCTCCTCCCGCCTGGAGCGGGCCCGGCTGAGCGAAGCCGCGAAGAACTGCGCCGAACTGTCCCGCCGCTACGGCCTGGACGCGCTCATCCCGATCGGCGGCGAGGGCACCCTCACCGCGGCGCGGCTGCTGTCCGACGCCGGAATGCCTGTCGTCGGCGTACCGAAGACGATCGACAACGACATCTCCGCGACCGACCGCACCTTCGGCTTCGACACCGCCGTCACCGTCGCCACCGAGGCCATGGACCGCCTCAAGACCACCGCCGAATCGCACCAGCGGGTCATGGTCGTCGAGGTCATGGGGCGGCACGCGGGCTGGATCGCGCTCGAGTCCGGCATGGCGGCCGGCGCCCACGGCATCTGCCTGCCGGAGCGGCCCTTCGACCCCGCCGACCTGGTCAAGATGGTCGAGGAACGCTTCGACCGCGGCAAGAAGTTCGCCGTCGTCTGTGTCGCCGAGGGCGCCCACCCGGCCGAGGGCACCATGGACTACAAGAAGGGCGAGATCGACGTCTACGGCCATGAACGCTTCGCCGGCATCGGCAACCGGCTCGCCGTGGAACTGGAGAAGCGCCTCGGCAAGGAGGCCCGTCCGGTCATCCTCGGTCACATCCAGCGCGGCGGCACCCCGACCGCGTACGACAGGGTGCTCGCCACCCGCTTCGGGTGGCACGCGGTGGAGGCGGTGCACCGCGGCGACTACGGAAAGATGACCGCGCTGCGCGGCACGGACGTGGTCATGGTGCCGCTGGCCGACGCGATCACGACGCTGAAGAGGGTGCCGGAGGAGCGTATGGACGAGGCCGAGTCGGTCTACTGA
- a CDS encoding DUF6114 domain-containing protein, which translates to MSAESQGQHEHFLRVFRRRFRDWRGSRPFWAGLFTILGGLPIAYFPYATFKLGHMTLALATTAGAGSLIIGVLLVTLGLTMWFHSIVRVFAGIASILLALVSIPVSNLGGFFIGFLFAMLGGALSVAWVPEKQPGRRAVRRAAKDGAPEDDAVHAQESGEGVGESTTDATVDANGGRNSAG; encoded by the coding sequence ATGAGCGCCGAGTCACAGGGGCAGCACGAGCACTTTCTCCGCGTCTTCCGGCGCCGCTTCCGCGACTGGCGGGGCAGCCGTCCCTTCTGGGCGGGGCTGTTCACCATTCTCGGCGGACTGCCGATCGCCTACTTCCCGTACGCCACCTTCAAGCTCGGCCATATGACGCTCGCCCTGGCGACCACGGCCGGCGCCGGTTCGCTCATCATCGGGGTGCTGCTGGTGACGCTGGGTCTGACCATGTGGTTCCACAGCATCGTGCGGGTCTTCGCCGGTATCGCCTCGATTCTGCTGGCCCTGGTCTCGATCCCGGTGTCGAACCTGGGCGGCTTCTTCATCGGCTTCCTGTTCGCCATGCTCGGCGGTGCCCTCTCCGTCGCCTGGGTGCCGGAGAAGCAGCCGGGCCGCAGGGCGGTCCGCCGGGCGGCGAAGGACGGCGCCCCCGAGGACGACGCGGTGCACGCTCAGGAGAGCGGCGAGGGCGTCGGTGAGAGCACCACGGACGCGACAGTCGACGCCAACGGCGGGAGGAACAGTGCGGGGTGA
- the pta gene encoding phosphate acetyltransferase, which produces MTRSVYVTGIDRGDGRQVIELGVMELLTRQVDRVGVFRPLVHHRPDRMFDLLRARYRLTQDPASVYGMDYHEAAAIQAEKGTDELVSELVDRFHAVTRDYEVVLVLGTDFADTQLPDELALNARLANEFGASVIPVVGGKGQPAESVRAEARNAHRAYQGLGCDVLAMVVNRVAAEDRTVIAERLQARLPVPCYVLPDEPALSAPTVAQITRHLGGTVLLGDDSGLARDALGFVFGGAMLPNFLAALTPGCLVVTPGDRADLVVGSLAAHSAGNPHIAGVLLTLDERPGDEVLTLAARLAPGTPVISVPGYSFPTAAELFALEGKLTAATPLKAETALGLFERHVDTADLLRRLSVARSGRVTPMMFEHELLEQARADRRRVVLPEGTEERVLRAADVLLRRDVCELTLLGDPDVIGRMAAEMGVDLSRTQIVNPQTSELRERFAERYAALRAHKGVTVELAYDVVSDVNYFGTLMVEEGLADGMVSGSVHSTAATIRPAFEIIKTRPDAGIVSSVFFMCLAEEVLVYGDCAVNPDPDAEQLADIAVQSAATAARFGVEPRIAMLSYSTGTSGTGADVDKVRTATGLVRERRPDLKIEGPIQYDAAVEPSVAATKLPGSEVAGQASVLIFPDLNTGNNTYKAVQRSAGAVAVGPVLQGLRKPVNDLSRGALVQDIVNTVAITAIQAQETSI; this is translated from the coding sequence GTGACGCGCAGCGTGTACGTGACCGGGATCGATCGGGGAGACGGCCGCCAGGTCATCGAGCTGGGAGTCATGGAGCTCCTGACCCGCCAGGTGGACCGCGTGGGCGTGTTCCGCCCGCTGGTGCACCACCGCCCCGACCGGATGTTCGATCTCCTCCGCGCACGCTACCGGCTCACCCAGGACCCGGCGTCCGTGTACGGCATGGACTACCACGAGGCCGCCGCGATCCAGGCCGAGAAGGGCACCGACGAGCTGGTCTCCGAGCTCGTCGACCGCTTCCACGCGGTGACCCGCGACTACGAGGTCGTGCTCGTCCTCGGCACCGACTTCGCGGACACCCAGCTCCCCGACGAGCTGGCCCTCAACGCCAGGCTCGCCAACGAGTTCGGCGCCTCCGTGATCCCCGTGGTGGGCGGCAAGGGCCAGCCCGCCGAGTCCGTACGGGCCGAGGCGCGCAACGCCCACCGCGCCTACCAGGGCCTGGGCTGCGACGTCCTCGCCATGGTCGTGAACCGGGTGGCCGCCGAGGACCGCACGGTCATCGCCGAGCGGCTCCAGGCCCGGCTGCCCGTCCCCTGCTACGTCCTCCCCGACGAGCCGGCGCTGTCCGCGCCCACGGTCGCCCAGATCACCCGCCACCTCGGCGGAACGGTTCTGCTCGGCGACGACTCCGGACTCGCCCGCGACGCCCTCGGCTTCGTCTTCGGCGGCGCGATGCTGCCGAACTTCCTCGCCGCCCTGACTCCCGGCTGCCTCGTCGTCACCCCTGGCGACCGCGCCGATCTGGTGGTCGGCTCCCTGGCCGCGCACAGCGCCGGCAACCCGCACATCGCGGGCGTGCTGCTCACCCTCGACGAGCGGCCGGGCGACGAGGTACTCACGCTCGCCGCCCGCCTCGCACCCGGCACCCCGGTGATCTCGGTGCCGGGCTACTCCTTCCCCACGGCCGCCGAACTCTTCGCCCTCGAAGGCAAGTTGACCGCCGCGACGCCCCTCAAGGCGGAGACCGCACTCGGCCTCTTCGAACGCCACGTCGACACCGCCGATCTGCTGCGCCGCCTCTCCGTCGCCCGCAGCGGCCGGGTCACCCCGATGATGTTCGAGCACGAACTGCTGGAGCAGGCCCGCGCCGACCGACGCCGGGTGGTGCTGCCCGAGGGCACCGAGGAGCGGGTGCTGCGCGCCGCCGACGTACTGCTGCGCCGCGACGTGTGCGAGCTGACGCTGCTGGGCGACCCCGACGTGATCGGCAGAATGGCCGCCGAGATGGGCGTCGATCTGTCCCGCACGCAGATCGTGAACCCCCAGACCTCGGAGCTGCGCGAACGGTTCGCCGAGCGGTACGCGGCGCTGCGCGCCCACAAGGGCGTCACGGTGGAGCTGGCGTACGACGTGGTGTCGGACGTCAACTACTTCGGCACCCTCATGGTCGAGGAGGGCCTCGCCGACGGCATGGTCTCCGGATCCGTGCACTCCACGGCCGCGACCATCCGCCCCGCCTTCGAAATCATCAAGACCAGGCCGGACGCCGGAATCGTCTCCTCCGTCTTCTTCATGTGCCTCGCCGAGGAGGTCCTCGTCTACGGAGACTGCGCGGTCAACCCCGACCCGGACGCCGAGCAGCTCGCCGACATCGCCGTCCAGTCGGCGGCCACCGCCGCCCGGTTCGGCGTCGAACCGCGGATCGCGATGCTCTCGTACTCCACCGGCACCTCCGGCACGGGCGCGGACGTCGACAAGGTGCGCACGGCCACCGGGCTCGTACGGGAGCGCCGCCCCGACCTCAAGATCGAGGGCCCGATCCAGTACGACGCGGCGGTCGAACCCTCCGTCGCCGCGACCAAGCTGCCCGGTTCCGAGGTGGCGGGACAGGCGAGCGTGCTGATCTTCCCGGACCTCAACACCGGCAACAACACCTACAAGGCCGTACAGCGCTCGGCCGGCGCCGTCGCCGTGGGTCCGGTGCTCCAGGGCCTGCGCAAGCCCGTCAACGACCTGTCGCGCGGTGCGCTCGTCCAGGACATCGTCAACACCGTCGCCATCACCGCGATCCAGGCCCAGGAGACCTCCATATGA